One window of the Terriglobales bacterium genome contains the following:
- a CDS encoding trehalose-6-phosphate synthase has translation MKLSLRPILWLVAGITLVTFALAYLEVRADEHRLLADLERSTAGAAERMQDDLPTQAKAGSREELQRLVQRLAKGEHVSGVALFDSQGISQALTPGMATQLAVPLSSLVKAKAESQGRGEFLWLEQSRVYVYVLPGQAAGRAGVLAVVEDASYIDAQKSRIWRDASLGVLLRVLLIALTALLVIRWSIVEPIKQTAQWMRALRTGGATKQMALPDGTLLEPLAKEVASFARSLDAAKETAAKEARLRETADATWTAEKLSAHVLKKLQGNRLLVVSNREPYMHRINGRTVETIVPASGLVTALEPILRASEGTWIAHGSGDADRTMVDEHARLRVPPDDPHYTLRRVWLTKEEEQGYYFGFANEGLWPLCHIAHTRPTFRAADWEQYQAVNRKFADVVLEEMEGAEQPFLLVQDYHFALLPRMVKKRRPEARVALFWHIPWPNPEAFGICPWQRELLGGMLGADLLGFHIQAHCNNFLETVDRVLESRISWERFSVQREGHRSVVLPFPISVDFAEPAPTPTPSNVLAAERAAVFAELGNNGATRLGVGVDRVDYTKGILERFCGIERFFEKYPVYLGQFTFVQIGAPSRTEIKRYHDLFDQVAAEAERVNARFQNGKWKPIVLRKWHHSHQEILPFYRAADLCMVTSLHDGMNLVAKEFVAARQDEQGVLILSRFTGAGRELRDALVVNPYDSEELADAIRLGLEMDTPEKKARMQRMRRVVKEYNIYRWAGNLISELADLRIEPPESTKAHARSGGGMGGM, from the coding sequence ATGAAATTGAGCCTACGTCCGATTCTCTGGCTGGTGGCGGGAATCACCCTGGTCACGTTCGCGCTGGCGTACCTGGAGGTGCGCGCCGACGAGCATCGTCTGCTGGCGGACCTGGAGAGGAGTACCGCGGGAGCAGCCGAACGCATGCAGGATGACCTGCCGACCCAGGCCAAGGCCGGTTCCCGGGAGGAACTTCAGCGATTAGTCCAGCGCCTGGCGAAGGGTGAGCACGTCTCGGGAGTTGCGCTCTTCGACTCGCAAGGCATATCGCAGGCCCTAACGCCGGGCATGGCGACGCAATTGGCGGTTCCGCTATCCAGCCTGGTGAAGGCGAAGGCGGAGAGCCAGGGGAGGGGCGAGTTCCTGTGGCTGGAACAGTCGCGAGTGTACGTTTACGTGCTGCCGGGGCAGGCCGCGGGCCGCGCCGGCGTGCTTGCGGTGGTGGAGGATGCCAGCTACATCGACGCTCAGAAGTCCCGCATCTGGCGGGACGCCTCCTTAGGTGTCCTGCTGCGAGTGCTGTTGATCGCGCTCACGGCGCTGCTGGTCATCCGCTGGAGCATTGTGGAACCGATCAAGCAAACCGCGCAATGGATGAGAGCGCTTCGCACCGGAGGGGCGACCAAACAAATGGCTCTTCCGGACGGGACCCTGCTGGAACCCTTGGCGAAGGAGGTGGCTAGTTTCGCGCGGAGCCTGGATGCGGCCAAGGAGACGGCGGCAAAAGAGGCGCGGCTGCGCGAGACCGCGGACGCGACTTGGACGGCGGAGAAACTTTCCGCTCACGTTCTTAAGAAGCTGCAAGGCAACCGTTTGCTGGTGGTCTCCAACCGCGAACCATACATGCACCGGATCAACGGCAGGACGGTGGAAACGATTGTTCCGGCCAGCGGCCTGGTGACGGCGCTGGAGCCCATCCTGCGCGCCAGCGAGGGGACGTGGATCGCGCACGGCAGCGGGGATGCCGACCGGACAATGGTGGACGAGCACGCGAGGCTGCGCGTCCCTCCGGATGACCCGCACTACACCTTGCGGCGGGTGTGGCTGACCAAGGAGGAGGAACAGGGCTACTACTTCGGCTTCGCCAACGAGGGTCTGTGGCCGCTGTGCCACATCGCGCATACGCGTCCCACCTTCCGCGCGGCGGACTGGGAGCAGTATCAGGCGGTGAACCGGAAGTTCGCCGACGTCGTCCTGGAGGAGATGGAGGGCGCCGAGCAGCCCTTTCTGCTGGTGCAGGACTATCACTTCGCGCTGCTGCCCCGAATGGTGAAGAAGCGGCGCCCGGAGGCGCGCGTAGCCCTCTTCTGGCACATCCCCTGGCCGAACCCGGAGGCCTTCGGCATCTGCCCGTGGCAGCGCGAGCTGCTGGGCGGCATGCTGGGCGCCGACCTGCTGGGCTTCCACATCCAGGCGCACTGCAACAACTTTCTGGAAACGGTGGACCGCGTCTTGGAGTCGCGCATCTCCTGGGAGCGCTTCTCGGTGCAGCGCGAGGGTCACCGCTCGGTGGTGCTGCCCTTCCCCATCAGCGTGGACTTCGCGGAGCCTGCGCCGACGCCGACGCCCTCGAACGTGCTCGCAGCGGAGCGCGCCGCGGTGTTCGCGGAGCTGGGCAACAACGGAGCGACCCGCCTGGGGGTGGGCGTGGACCGGGTGGACTACACCAAGGGCATTCTGGAGCGCTTCTGCGGCATCGAGCGCTTTTTTGAGAAGTATCCGGTATATCTGGGACAGTTCACGTTCGTGCAGATCGGCGCGCCCAGCCGCACGGAGATCAAGCGCTATCACGATCTGTTCGACCAGGTCGCCGCCGAGGCCGAGCGCGTCAACGCGCGCTTCCAGAACGGCAAGTGGAAGCCCATCGTGCTGCGCAAGTGGCACCACAGTCATCAGGAGATCCTGCCGTTCTACCGGGCGGCGGACCTGTGCATGGTGACTTCCCTGCACGACGGGATGAATCTGGTGGCCAAGGAATTCGTGGCGGCGCGACAGGATGAACAAGGCGTACTGATCCTGAGCCGCTTCACCGGCGCCGGCCGCGAACTGCGTGACGCGCTGGTGGTGAACCCGTACGACTCCGAGGAGCTGGCGGACGCCATCCGTCTGGGCCTGGAGATGGACACGCCGGAGAAGAAGGCGCGCATGCAGCGCATGCGGCGAGTGGTGAAGGAATACAACATCTATCGCTGGGCCGGGAACCTGATCTCGGAGCTGGCGGACCTGCGGATCGAGCCCCCGGAGAGCACCAAGGCACACGCGAGGAGCGGCGGCGGAATGGGCGGAATGTGA
- a CDS encoding DUF4112 domain-containing protein, which yields MSAAVEPEVIPPDAPWPPAAAEEEGLLNDEHLEYLVALLDDIFRIPLTGIRFGLDPLIGLIPGVGDWITGAVSFLILVAGWQRGLPRVALTRMVVNIGIDSLVGTVPVLGDAFDVGWKSNRKNFTLLQAYQESKRRSQTWRDWAFLLALVGTVGLLLVAPFVLLLLAIHWLRR from the coding sequence ATGAGTGCTGCCGTGGAACCCGAAGTCATCCCGCCAGATGCGCCCTGGCCGCCCGCCGCGGCGGAGGAGGAGGGCCTCCTCAACGACGAGCACCTGGAATACCTGGTCGCGCTGCTGGATGACATCTTCCGCATTCCGCTGACCGGGATCCGCTTCGGCCTGGACCCGCTGATCGGGCTGATTCCCGGCGTGGGCGACTGGATCACAGGCGCCGTCTCGTTCCTGATCCTGGTGGCGGGATGGCAGCGCGGGCTGCCGCGCGTGGCCCTGACGCGCATGGTGGTGAACATCGGTATTGATTCGCTGGTGGGGACGGTGCCCGTCCTGGGCGACGCCTTCGACGTGGGATGGAAGTCGAATCGGAAGAACTTCACCCTGCTCCAGGCCTATCAGGAGTCCAAACGCCGCAGTCAGACCTGGCGCGACTGGGCCTTCCTGCTGGCGCTGGTGGGGACGGTGGGGCTGCTGCTGGTAGCGCCGTTCGTGCTGCTCCTCCTGGCGATTCACTGGCTGCGCCGCTAG
- a CDS encoding 2'-5' RNA ligase family protein, with protein MQPLQYALVAYVKNDLGRFVEDLRRELHPELGHLSAHITILPPRILEGSEAEALATLARLCDEVQPFEVGLDVVESFQPVTATIYLRVGQAGQRLHQLHGRLNTEALSCSEQWSYMPHLTIVKLTDERRLPAVLELARQRWSAYRGPRSARVEELTFVRECKRPGQWADLAPVQLGRAFATPPRG; from the coding sequence ATGCAGCCGTTGCAGTATGCCCTCGTAGCCTACGTGAAGAATGATCTGGGCCGGTTCGTGGAGGATTTGCGCCGCGAACTCCATCCCGAGCTCGGCCACCTGTCCGCGCACATCACCATCCTGCCGCCGCGCATCCTGGAAGGGTCGGAAGCGGAGGCACTGGCCACGCTCGCGCGTCTGTGCGACGAAGTCCAGCCCTTCGAGGTCGGCCTGGACGTCGTCGAAAGCTTCCAGCCCGTCACTGCCACTATCTATCTTCGCGTGGGCCAAGCGGGGCAGCGCCTGCACCAGCTGCACGGGCGGCTCAACACCGAGGCGCTCTCCTGCAGCGAGCAGTGGTCTTATATGCCGCACCTCACCATCGTCAAGCTGACAGACGAGAGGCGCCTGCCCGCCGTGCTTGAACTGGCCCGCCAGCGCTGGAGCGCCTATCGAGGTCCGCGCAGCGCCCGGGTGGAGGAGCTCACCTTCGTGCGCGAGTGCAAGCGCCCCGGCCAATGGGCCGACCTCGCCCCCGTGCAGCTCGGCCGCGCCTTCGCCACCCCGCCCCGCGGCTGA
- a CDS encoding nucleotide sugar dehydrogenase: MQIAVYGAGYLGTVVSACLADFGTPVICYDDDTARIERLARGLISYHEKDLKEMIRRNVRAGRLTYSTTLATFAEKAEIVVLAEDSPRYAGDEAEKVARVAPKDAILVIVTPVGVGTAAKIEQKLRAAKDQRPLVSHPLFLTDGCAIEDFNWPDRIVLGSSSHSAVLALKHLYRPLALRGVPIIVTSHETAELVRQASTAFVATKISFINELSSLCERVGADSADLALAMGLDKKIAPRCLQPGATLGGAFVEADMESLAHLAQCAGVPLKVLGAAREVSHSHSDRLVEKISQTLDSVMGKEIAILGLAFKPNTNSVAASSSMLLAKRLLSKGAHVRAYDPVAIPDARGELDSAVLCFDSAYDAAEGVDAIIVGTAWPEFRALDFDKLKRIVHRALIVDTKNLLDGPRLRAMGFQYVGMGRN, translated from the coding sequence ATGCAGATCGCGGTGTACGGCGCAGGATATCTGGGAACGGTGGTGTCCGCATGTCTGGCGGATTTCGGCACACCCGTCATCTGCTATGACGACGACACCGCGCGCATCGAGCGCCTGGCCCGCGGCCTCATCTCCTACCACGAGAAGGACCTGAAGGAGATGATTCGGCGCAACGTGCGCGCCGGCCGCCTGACCTACTCCACCACGCTCGCCACCTTCGCCGAGAAGGCGGAGATCGTGGTGCTGGCCGAAGACTCGCCGCGCTATGCCGGGGATGAGGCGGAAAAGGTCGCGCGCGTCGCGCCCAAGGACGCCATCCTGGTTATCGTGACGCCGGTGGGGGTGGGCACCGCCGCCAAGATCGAACAGAAGCTGCGCGCCGCCAAGGACCAGCGTCCCCTGGTCTCGCACCCGCTCTTCCTCACCGACGGTTGCGCGATCGAGGACTTCAACTGGCCCGACCGCATCGTGCTCGGCTCCTCCTCGCACTCGGCCGTGCTCGCGCTCAAGCACCTCTACCGCCCGCTGGCCCTGCGCGGCGTCCCTATCATCGTCACCAGCCACGAGACCGCGGAGCTGGTACGCCAGGCCTCCACCGCCTTCGTCGCCACCAAGATCTCGTTCATCAACGAGCTCTCCAGCCTGTGCGAGCGCGTGGGCGCCGACTCCGCCGACCTGGCCCTGGCCATGGGGCTGGACAAGAAGATCGCGCCCCGCTGCCTGCAACCCGGCGCTACCCTCGGCGGCGCCTTCGTCGAAGCGGACATGGAATCGCTCGCCCACCTCGCCCAGTGCGCCGGTGTGCCACTCAAGGTCCTGGGCGCCGCGCGCGAGGTCAGCCACTCGCACTCCGACCGCCTGGTGGAAAAGATTTCGCAGACGCTCGACTCGGTCATGGGCAAGGAGATCGCCATCCTCGGCCTGGCCTTCAAGCCCAACACCAACTCGGTGGCCGCGTCGTCTTCCATGCTGCTGGCCAAGCGCCTGCTGTCGAAGGGTGCCCACGTGCGCGCCTACGACCCGGTGGCCATCCCCGACGCCCGCGGCGAACTGGATAGCGCCGTCCTTTGCTTCGATTCCGCCTACGACGCCGCCGAGGGCGTGGACGCCATCATCGTCGGCACCGCTTGGCCCGAGTTCCGCGCGCTCGACTTCGACAAGCTCAAGCGCATCGTCCACCGCGCCCTCATCGTGGATACCAAGAACCTGCTGGACGGCCCCCGCCTCCGCGCCATGGGCTTCCAGTACGTCGGCATGGGAAGGAACTAG
- a CDS encoding c-type cytochrome, which translates to MARKTLLLWGLLVAFAILAVAQKPVVKNVPAPQTSPASGKEMYVNYCASCHGVAGKGNGPAAVAFKVPPPDLTTLSRRNQAKFSAAHVYQVIKGDATMSAHGSKEMPVWGSVFSSMSKGDQAMVQLRISNLTKYIESLQVK; encoded by the coding sequence ATGGCACGCAAAACGCTTCTGTTGTGGGGGCTGCTGGTGGCCTTTGCCATCCTGGCGGTTGCCCAGAAACCCGTGGTCAAGAATGTTCCTGCCCCGCAGACCTCGCCCGCCTCCGGGAAGGAAATGTATGTGAACTATTGCGCTTCCTGTCACGGAGTCGCAGGCAAGGGGAATGGTCCCGCGGCCGTCGCGTTCAAGGTTCCACCGCCGGACCTCACCACCCTGAGCCGCCGGAACCAGGCGAAGTTCTCCGCAGCCCACGTTTACCAGGTCATCAAAGGGGACGCGACGATGTCGGCGCACGGCTCCAAGGAGATGCCGGTCTGGGGTTCGGTGTTCAGCTCCATGAGCAAGGGCGATCAGGCGATGGTGCAACTGCGGATCAGCAACCTGACCAAGTACATCGAGTCGCTGCAGGTGAAGTAG
- a CDS encoding zinc ribbon domain-containing protein: protein MPIFEYICKECGHHFEVLVMGSKKSECPSCRSAKLEQQLSAFAVGPSKSTSSLPSPGPCGSCGDPRGPGSCSMN from the coding sequence ATGCCCATCTTTGAATACATCTGCAAGGAATGCGGCCATCACTTCGAGGTCCTGGTGATGGGCTCCAAGAAATCCGAGTGCCCATCCTGCCGGAGCGCGAAGCTCGAGCAGCAGCTCTCCGCCTTCGCCGTCGGACCCAGCAAGAGCACCTCTTCCCTACCCTCTCCCGGCCCCTGCGGAAGCTGCGGCGACCCCCGCGGCCCGGGGTCGTGCTCGATGAACTGA
- a CDS encoding alpha/beta fold hydrolase yields the protein MPQENTSRPAEPNEPNDPNGPNEPNEPAEPNDPSAAFVPRAFLRGGHVQTLAAALLPRRHSLPPAEERLFNVEAGVADIQVLCHCHWQVERRAAATLVLLHGLEGSSAAQYVLGTADKAWAAGMNVVRMNMRNCGGTERLAPTLYHSGLSADLDAVVRELIAEDKLPRIFLAGFSMGGNITLKLVGEWGGEAPLEVRAVAAVSPAIDLAACSDALHRPGNRLYEWNFLWGLKRRLRTKARLFPGRYETRGLRRLGSVRAFDDRVTARYCGFTGADDYYARSSASRVLERIARPTLILHALDDPFVSLTAETRARLAANPQIRLIETAGGGHCAFLAPANGYDGRWAERRVVEFFSAF from the coding sequence ATGCCGCAAGAGAATACTAGCAGACCCGCCGAGCCCAACGAGCCCAACGATCCCAATGGGCCCAACGAGCCCAACGAGCCCGCCGAGCCCAACGATCCTAGCGCCGCCTTCGTCCCGCGGGCCTTCCTGCGCGGCGGACACGTGCAGACCCTGGCGGCCGCGCTCTTGCCGCGCCGCCACTCGCTCCCGCCGGCCGAGGAGCGGCTCTTCAACGTGGAAGCGGGCGTCGCAGACATTCAAGTCCTCTGCCACTGTCACTGGCAGGTGGAGCGGCGTGCAGCGGCAACGCTCGTCCTGCTACACGGACTGGAAGGTTCAAGCGCCGCGCAGTACGTCCTCGGGACCGCCGACAAGGCCTGGGCGGCGGGCATGAACGTCGTCCGCATGAACATGCGCAACTGCGGCGGCACCGAGCGGCTCGCGCCCACGCTCTACCACTCCGGGCTCTCCGCCGATCTGGACGCGGTGGTGCGCGAGCTGATTGCCGAAGACAAGCTGCCGCGCATCTTCCTGGCCGGATTCTCCATGGGCGGGAACATCACGCTCAAGCTGGTGGGAGAGTGGGGCGGGGAAGCGCCGCTGGAGGTGCGCGCCGTGGCCGCGGTCTCGCCCGCCATCGACCTCGCCGCCTGCTCCGACGCGCTGCATCGCCCCGGCAACCGCCTCTACGAATGGAACTTTCTCTGGGGACTGAAGCGCCGGCTGCGCACCAAAGCCCGGCTCTTTCCCGGGAGGTATGAGACGCGCGGCCTGCGGCGCCTGGGCAGCGTGCGCGCCTTCGACGACCGGGTGACGGCGCGCTACTGCGGCTTCACCGGCGCCGACGACTACTACGCGCGCTCCAGCGCCTCGCGCGTGCTGGAGCGCATCGCCCGGCCCACGCTGATCCTTCACGCCCTGGACGATCCCTTCGTCTCGCTGACCGCGGAGACCCGCGCTAGGCTCGCGGCCAATCCGCAGATCCGGCTGATCGAAACCGCCGGGGGCGGGCACTGCGCCTTCCTGGCCCCGGCCAACGGCTACGACGGCCGCTGGGCCGAGCGCCGCGTGGTCGAGTTTTTCTCTGCCTTCTAG
- a CDS encoding PilZ domain-containing protein yields the protein MENDRRQFLRIRVPGQPVALDEQGKKLGRVEEAGGGGMRIRLEADGKSPAKGSRIKITVVEAGTNHVIHTASVLVRYSEGAALGLEFVAEGPPPGSA from the coding sequence ATGGAAAACGATCGCCGACAGTTCCTGCGCATCCGGGTCCCGGGCCAGCCCGTGGCCCTCGATGAGCAAGGGAAGAAGCTGGGACGGGTGGAAGAGGCGGGAGGGGGCGGCATGCGCATCCGGCTGGAAGCGGACGGGAAGTCCCCGGCCAAGGGCAGCCGCATCAAGATCACGGTGGTGGAGGCCGGCACCAACCACGTCATCCACACCGCCAGCGTGCTGGTCCGCTACAGCGAAGGCGCCGCCCTGGGGCTGGAGTTCGTGGCCGAAGGTCCCCCGCCGGGCTCCGCCTAG
- a CDS encoding acyl-CoA dehydrogenase, with protein sequence MTETLAQRPSGPLPLVALSEDEVLFRDNIRQFAEEKIRPRAREMDEKGVFDSQLIQQFFQLGLMGIEVPEEFGGGGGSFFEAILAVEETSRVDASAGVVVDVQNTLVNNALLRWANPEQKRRYLPKMASEMVGAYALSEAASGSDAFALQTRAQLQGEHYVLNGRKLWITNAKEAGLFVLFATIDPAAGYKGITAFLVEKDFPGFSVGKKEDKLGIRASSTCELILEDCKVPKENVLGEAGKGYKIAIETLNEGRIGIGAQMVGVARGAWECAAKYAQERKQFGKAIAEFQGVQFQLAQMVTEIEAARLMVYNAARMKDAGMSFVKEAAMTKLFCSQVAERVTSLAVEIYGGYGFTKDYPVEKYWRDSKIGKIYEGTSNMQLQTIAKLVLGGK encoded by the coding sequence ATGACTGAGACCCTGGCACAACGACCCTCCGGCCCGCTGCCCCTGGTGGCGCTGAGCGAGGACGAAGTCCTGTTCCGCGATAACATCCGGCAGTTCGCCGAAGAGAAGATCCGCCCCCGCGCCCGCGAGATGGACGAGAAGGGCGTCTTCGATTCCCAGCTCATCCAGCAGTTCTTCCAGCTGGGGCTGATGGGCATCGAGGTCCCGGAAGAGTTCGGAGGAGGCGGAGGCAGCTTCTTCGAGGCCATCCTGGCGGTGGAAGAGACCTCGCGGGTGGACGCCTCGGCCGGGGTGGTGGTGGACGTGCAAAACACCCTGGTCAACAACGCGCTCCTGCGCTGGGCCAATCCCGAGCAGAAGCGCCGCTACCTGCCGAAGATGGCTTCTGAGATGGTCGGCGCCTACGCGCTGAGCGAGGCCGCCTCGGGCTCGGACGCCTTCGCACTGCAGACCCGCGCCCAGCTTCAGGGCGAGCACTATGTCCTCAACGGACGCAAACTCTGGATCACCAACGCCAAGGAAGCCGGGCTGTTCGTGCTCTTCGCCACGATTGACCCGGCCGCCGGCTACAAGGGCATCACCGCCTTCCTAGTGGAGAAGGATTTTCCCGGCTTCAGCGTGGGCAAGAAGGAGGACAAGCTGGGCATCCGCGCCTCCTCCACCTGCGAGCTGATCCTGGAAGATTGCAAGGTCCCCAAGGAGAACGTGCTGGGCGAGGCGGGCAAAGGGTACAAGATCGCCATCGAGACGCTGAACGAGGGGCGCATCGGGATCGGGGCGCAGATGGTGGGCGTGGCGCGCGGCGCCTGGGAGTGCGCTGCCAAGTACGCGCAGGAGCGCAAGCAGTTCGGCAAGGCCATCGCCGAGTTCCAGGGAGTGCAATTCCAGTTGGCGCAGATGGTTACGGAGATCGAAGCCGCGCGCCTGATGGTCTACAATGCCGCGCGCATGAAGGACGCAGGGATGAGCTTCGTGAAGGAAGCCGCCATGACCAAGCTCTTCTGCTCCCAGGTGGCGGAGCGGGTGACCTCGCTGGCGGTGGAGATCTATGGCGGCTACGGCTTCACCAAGGATTATCCGGTGGAGAAGTACTGGCGCGACTCCAAGATCGGGAAGATCTACGAGGGAACGTCCAACATGCAGTTGCAGACTATCGCCAAACTCGTGCTGGGCGGCAAGTGA
- a CDS encoding tetratricopeptide repeat protein, giving the protein MERYQRADVLRILRITVRQLSGWEKTGLVAVAESYSFFDLLQLKKLRDLSAKKVRPAVIRESLQAMQRQVAGMENPLMESGTFSTKSRVAYRHSGYAMEPIAGQFVMDFAPGNNLVAAKIKYMRPAETAEELFLKGVGLEEDPTTQAEAIECYRQALELEPEHAAVHINLGTLYYNHQDYTQAEKHYRHATAADPRYALAYFDLGNVLDETGRLPEAVLAYRQAITLAPTYADAHYNLALAYEKMAQQRKALEHWRTYVRLDTRGPWAVHARNQIQKILEGDPLQVVFRKARS; this is encoded by the coding sequence GTGGAACGATACCAACGAGCCGATGTACTGCGGATCCTTCGCATCACGGTGCGCCAGCTTTCCGGCTGGGAAAAGACCGGGCTGGTGGCCGTCGCCGAGAGCTATTCCTTTTTTGACCTCCTGCAACTGAAAAAGCTTCGCGACCTGAGCGCCAAAAAGGTGCGCCCGGCGGTGATCCGCGAGTCGCTCCAGGCCATGCAGCGCCAGGTGGCGGGGATGGAGAATCCCCTGATGGAATCGGGGACCTTCTCCACCAAGAGCCGCGTGGCCTACCGCCACAGCGGGTACGCCATGGAGCCCATCGCCGGACAGTTCGTCATGGACTTTGCTCCGGGCAACAACCTGGTGGCCGCCAAGATCAAGTACATGCGCCCGGCAGAGACGGCCGAGGAGCTTTTCCTCAAGGGCGTGGGGCTGGAGGAGGATCCGACCACGCAGGCGGAAGCCATAGAGTGCTACCGCCAGGCGCTGGAGCTGGAACCGGAGCACGCCGCCGTCCACATCAACCTGGGAACGCTCTACTACAACCATCAGGACTACACCCAGGCGGAGAAGCACTATCGCCACGCCACCGCCGCCGACCCGCGCTACGCGCTCGCCTATTTCGATCTGGGGAATGTCCTGGACGAGACCGGACGGTTGCCCGAAGCGGTGCTCGCCTACCGCCAAGCCATCACGCTGGCGCCCACCTATGCCGACGCCCACTACAACCTAGCGCTGGCCTACGAGAAGATGGCGCAGCAGCGCAAGGCGCTCGAACACTGGCGCACCTATGTCCGCCTGGATACTCGCGGCCCCTGGGCGGTGCACGCCCGCAATCAGATCCAGAAAATCCTCGAAGGCGACCCCCTGCAAGTGGTCTTCCGCAAAGCACGTTCCTAG